The genomic region CACCGAGTTTGAGGATGCGTTTGACCTGATCCGCCGATGCCGGCATCACCGAAAGACGCCCTATGCGCACCAGCCCCAGTTCGGCGAACGCCCGGTCCTTCTTAATCTCGGCGAGCGGCACCGGCCGCGGCAGTCTCTCCACCGCCCGGAGATCCACCACGGCCAGCTTGGGATCCTTTTGCTTGGGGTCGGGATAGGGCTCTGATGTCACCTCTGCCACGCCCACCACGGCCTTTTCGTCTCCCGTGTGATAAACCAGGACCCGGTCCCCGGGCTGCATCTGGCGCAGGTACTTCAGGGCCAGATTGTTCTTGACCCCGTCCCAGACGGCCGTCTTCTGGCGCGCGAGGTCGTCGTAGCTGTAGGTGGACGGCTCGGTCTTCACGATCCAGTAATTCGGCATGCACCCCCCTGGCGCTCGGGCGCCGGGCCCTCGCTCCGCGACAAAACGACGCAGTCGCTCCGCGAGAGCCCGGCACCCTCGCGCCCGTCAGACGATCCCGGCTGTCCAAACTACGATGGTCTCCACGAGCTCCGCCATCACCTCTGTGTCGGTCCTGCCCGATCGTTTGAGGACATGAAACGAGTGGTCGCCACCTTCCGCTAAATGCAGCGTCGCCCGCTCGCCAAGCTGTTTGACCACGGGTTTCAACAATTTCAGGTCGGCGAACTCATCACGGTCGCCTTGCAGGAACAACATCGGAATCCGCACTTGGGCCAAGTGCTCCGCCCGTTTGTCGGCTGGGCGACCGGGAGGATGCAGCGGGAAGCCGAGGAACACGAGCCCTCGCACACCCGGGAGCGGGTCCTCAGCTTGAGCGGTAGAGGTCATGCGCCCGCCGAACGACTTGCCGCCCGCCACGAGCGGCACCCCCGGCGCGACGCGGGCCGCCTCGATCA from Solirubrobacterales bacterium harbors:
- a CDS encoding alpha/beta family hydrolase, which encodes AGMRHPFLESIAQRLAERSVATLRYQFPYMERRARRPDPPAVAAATVRAAVIEAARVAPGVPLVAGGKSFGGRMTSTAQAEDPLPGVRGLVFLGFPLHPPGRPADKRAEHLAQVRIPMLFLQGDRDEFADLKLLKPVVKQLGERATLHLAEGGDHSFHVLKRSGRTDTEVMAELVETIVVWTAGIV
- a CDS encoding EVE domain-containing protein codes for the protein MKTEPSTYSYDDLARQKTAVWDGVKNNLALKYLRQMQPGDRVLVYHTGDEKAVVGVAEVTSEPYPDPKQKDPKLAVVDLRAVERLPRPVPLAEIKKDRAFAELGLVRIGRLSVMPASADQVKRILKLGGVK